The Prionailurus bengalensis isolate Pbe53 chromosome A3, Fcat_Pben_1.1_paternal_pri, whole genome shotgun sequence genome includes a window with the following:
- the SAMD10 gene encoding sterile alpha motif domain-containing protein 10 isoform X3 codes for MPRCLRSSLTLADTLCIRRPARRRHTSELPERAQHSGLRGRCLAAQTRRARGPARARGRLGRGSGARSPPATRAALRPARGVCTGPGSLGPMFTELRTKLSPPRGRAGAVRAGFGERRDVDATAHFSFCRTLLDHTVSTESIPCHLPRTPGTSLTWHDSRSQRAAGGRPVKLLQQPGTEAPQVPTQHTHLSPCPPHHLTPPATHLPCRAGYTPTTMVCTTQVPHWVA; via the exons ATGCCCAGGTGCCTAAGGTCGTCCCTTACCCTGGCAGACACCCTTTGCATACGCAGACCTGCGCGCCGCCGACACACCTCGGAGCTCCCGGAGCGCGCCCAGCACTCAGGGCTCAGAGGCAGGTGCCTCGCCGCGCAGACTCGCCGGGCGCGGGGACCGGCTCGGGCGCGGGGCCGGCTGGGGCGGGGCAGCGGCGCGCGTTCCCCGCCGGCCACACGGGCCGCCTTGCGCCCGGCGAGGGGCGTGTGCACGGGCCCGGGATCCTTGGGCCCCATGTTCACGGAGCTAAGGACCAAGCTGAGCCCCCCGCGAGGCCGCGCCGGGGCTGTGCGCGCCGGCTTCGGGGAGCGCCGGGATGTGGACG CCACGGCACACTTCAGCTTCTGCCGAACCCTCCTGGATCACACAGTGTCCACTGAGAGCATCCCTTGTCACCTGCCTCGGACGCCAGGCACCAGCCTCACGTGGCACGACTCCCGTAGCCAGAGGGCCGCTGGCGGCCGGCCAGTCAAGCTCCTGCAGCAGCCTGGCACAGAGGCCCCCCAGGTACCCACCCAGCATACCCAcctcagcccctgccctccccatcaCCTCACTCCACCTGCCACCCATCTCCCCTGCAGGGCCGGCTATACTCCGACCACTATGGTCTGTACCACACAAGTCCCTCACTGGGTGGCCTGA
- the SAMD10 gene encoding sterile alpha motif domain-containing protein 10 isoform X1, with amino-acid sequence MFTELRTKLSPPRGRAGAVRAGFGERRDVDATAHFSFCRTLLDHTVSTESIPCHLPRTPGTSLTWHDSRSQRAAGGRPVKLLQQPGTEAPQGRLYSDHYGLYHTSPSLGGLTRPVVLWSQQDVCKWLKKHCPHNYLVYVEAFSQHAITGRALLRLNGEKLQRMGLAQEAQRQEVLQQVLRLQVREEGRSLQLLSQASFGNMS; translated from the exons ATGTTCACGGAGCTAAGGACCAAGCTGAGCCCCCCGCGAGGCCGCGCCGGGGCTGTGCGCGCCGGCTTCGGGGAGCGCCGGGATGTGGACG CCACGGCACACTTCAGCTTCTGCCGAACCCTCCTGGATCACACAGTGTCCACTGAGAGCATCCCTTGTCACCTGCCTCGGACGCCAGGCACCAGCCTCACGTGGCACGACTCCCGTAGCCAGAGGGCCGCTGGCGGCCGGCCAGTCAAGCTCCTGCAGCAGCCTGGCACAGAGGCCCCCCAG GGCCGGCTATACTCCGACCACTATGGTCTGTACCACACAAGTCCCTCACTGGGTGGCCTGACGAGGCCTGTGGTTCTGTGGAGTCAGCAGGACGTCTGCAAGTGGCTCAAGAAGCACTGTCCCCACAACTACCTCGTCTACGTGGAGGCCTTCTCCCAGCACGCCATCACAG gccGGGCGCTGCTGAGGCTGAATGGGGAGAAACTGCAGCGGATGGGGCTGGCACAGGAGGCGCAGCGGCAGGAGGTGCTGCAGCAGGTGCTGCGCCTGCAGGTGCGCGAGGAGGGGCGGAGCCTGCAGCTGCTGAGCCAAG CCTCCTTTGGAAACATGTCCTAG
- the SAMD10 gene encoding sterile alpha motif domain-containing protein 10 isoform X2 — translation MNCVLREGKVFLGRHPWAGWVLKTALVYFLSAFGGLGTSNWEGGSLCWEGRWVGQGAGLQREGPLALSLTTLTRHPCSTATAHFSFCRTLLDHTVSTESIPCHLPRTPGTSLTWHDSRSQRAAGGRPVKLLQQPGTEAPQGRLYSDHYGLYHTSPSLGGLTRPVVLWSQQDVCKWLKKHCPHNYLVYVEAFSQHAITGRALLRLNGEKLQRMGLAQEAQRQEVLQQVLRLQVREEGRSLQLLSQASFGNMS, via the exons ATGAACTGTGTactcagagaaggaaaggtgtTTCTAGGTCGTCATCCTTGGGCTGGGTGGGTGCTCAAGACAGCTCTTGTGTacttcctttctgcctttggGGGGTTGGGAACCTCTAACTGGGAAGGTGGCTCTCTGTGTTGGGAGGGAAGATGGGTTGGGCAGGGAGCTGGTTTGCAGAGAGAGGGTCCTCTGGCCCTGTCCCTGACCACTCTGACCAGGCATCCGTGCTCTACAGCCACGGCACACTTCAGCTTCTGCCGAACCCTCCTGGATCACACAGTGTCCACTGAGAGCATCCCTTGTCACCTGCCTCGGACGCCAGGCACCAGCCTCACGTGGCACGACTCCCGTAGCCAGAGGGCCGCTGGCGGCCGGCCAGTCAAGCTCCTGCAGCAGCCTGGCACAGAGGCCCCCCAG GGCCGGCTATACTCCGACCACTATGGTCTGTACCACACAAGTCCCTCACTGGGTGGCCTGACGAGGCCTGTGGTTCTGTGGAGTCAGCAGGACGTCTGCAAGTGGCTCAAGAAGCACTGTCCCCACAACTACCTCGTCTACGTGGAGGCCTTCTCCCAGCACGCCATCACAG gccGGGCGCTGCTGAGGCTGAATGGGGAGAAACTGCAGCGGATGGGGCTGGCACAGGAGGCGCAGCGGCAGGAGGTGCTGCAGCAGGTGCTGCGCCTGCAGGTGCGCGAGGAGGGGCGGAGCCTGCAGCTGCTGAGCCAAG CCTCCTTTGGAAACATGTCCTAG